Proteins encoded within one genomic window of Cytophagales bacterium:
- a CDS encoding DUF4231 domain-containing protein has product MNDNDQHLDEQSPEESLEENTDYIPKGRGSELMRDERYIQERLQTSEQLLNDLSSENQTKYKRLKKSEIIIAATIPFAVTLSSISPFNESVLMETILTIYAGIGGAVLALMSNVLKMGGFYDKWMEYRSRAELLKREEYLYVTNMPPYESLDAFPVLVERVEQILNEPEEETGNQDG; this is encoded by the coding sequence ATGAATGATAATGACCAGCATTTAGACGAACAAAGCCCTGAAGAAAGCCTTGAAGAAAATACGGATTACATCCCAAAAGGGCGAGGTTCAGAGTTGATGCGTGATGAACGTTACATCCAGGAACGACTTCAGACAAGCGAGCAGTTACTAAATGACTTAAGTTCAGAGAATCAAACCAAATACAAGCGATTGAAGAAATCGGAAATCATCATTGCTGCTACCATCCCATTTGCAGTAACACTTTCCAGTATTTCCCCTTTCAATGAGTCAGTATTGATGGAAACCATCCTTACGATCTATGCAGGAATTGGCGGCGCTGTACTTGCTTTGATGAGTAACGTTCTGAAAATGGGTGGCTTCTATGACAAATGGATGGAGTACCGCAGCAGGGCCGAGCTTTTGAAAAGAGAAGAATACCTGTATGTCACCAACATGCCACCTTACGAAAGCCTTGACGCGTTTCCGGTACTGGTAGAACGCGTAGAGCAAATTTTGAACGAACCTGAGGAAGAAACCGGAAATCAAGATGGCTAA
- a CDS encoding N-acetylmuramoyl-L-alanine amidase has product MIKKALLIGMLVASLSLNAQELKRATPLSGEGIYGFLERNGVDRKFKTEFVKLNASRLGANESLLKDVSYQINPQWVVVPKEEWRVYPIFGKEHERLKILSNELEGSVFYLVSGHGGPDPGAVAERTNGDLCEDEYAYDVTLRLARWLIQRNALVYFIVRDDNDGIRDGPYLPCDKDEYAYTRGSIPRSQVKRLEQRSDIINSLYRKHRGSKYQRMVVIHVDSRATNENVDVFFYHYPSSRRGKKLADDILKTFDRNYKEFQPNRTYRGSVKPRSSLFVLKNTSPAAVFIELGNIVNSKDQRRILIDDNREALAKWIGEGLMKNFKER; this is encoded by the coding sequence ATGATCAAAAAGGCACTGTTGATCGGAATGTTGGTGGCCAGTCTGTCACTAAATGCGCAGGAGTTAAAACGAGCTACGCCACTTTCAGGTGAAGGCATTTATGGTTTCCTGGAGCGAAACGGAGTAGATAGAAAATTCAAAACCGAATTTGTCAAATTAAATGCTTCACGGCTTGGGGCGAATGAATCCTTATTGAAAGATGTTTCTTATCAAATCAATCCTCAATGGGTAGTAGTTCCGAAGGAAGAATGGCGGGTTTATCCAATTTTTGGCAAAGAACATGAACGGCTAAAGATCCTCAGTAATGAATTAGAAGGGAGTGTTTTTTATCTGGTGTCTGGTCATGGAGGTCCGGATCCAGGTGCGGTTGCTGAGCGAACAAATGGTGATTTATGCGAAGATGAGTATGCGTATGATGTGACGCTGAGACTGGCCCGTTGGTTGATTCAACGCAATGCCCTGGTCTACTTCATTGTTCGTGATGATAATGATGGGATTCGCGATGGCCCTTATCTGCCCTGTGATAAGGATGAATATGCGTACACTCGAGGAAGCATTCCAAGAAGTCAGGTCAAACGTCTGGAACAGCGTTCAGACATCATTAATAGCCTTTATCGGAAACATCGAGGATCCAAATACCAGCGAATGGTTGTGATTCATGTGGACAGCCGAGCCACCAATGAAAATGTAGATGTGTTTTTCTACCACTATCCGAGCAGCCGCAGAGGGAAAAAACTTGCTGATGATATCTTGAAGACCTTCGATCGGAACTACAAAGAATTTCAACCTAATCGGACGTATCGTGGTTCTGTCAAACCACGCAGTAGTTTGTTTGTGTTGAAGAATACCAGTCCGGCAGCAGTTTTTATCGAATTAGGGAACATCGTCAACTCTAAAGATCAACGCAGGATACTCATCGATGACAATAGGGAAGCTTTAGCCAAATGGATCGGTGAGGGGTTGATGAAAAACTTTAAGGAAAGATGA